Proteins from a genomic interval of Rosa chinensis cultivar Old Blush chromosome 2, RchiOBHm-V2, whole genome shotgun sequence:
- the LOC112183625 gene encoding putative pectinesterase 63, translating to MAMRSTPALVVVAAFLALHFVPLLVSGHPNLIPENESDLDGWIVQNMREYNERKTELRTRSNIPGTHFDTGLAAAEDAKRVIRVKQDGTGDFRTVTDAVRSIPSANKQRVVVWIGRGEYKEKVLVDVTKPYVTFFGDKNNIPSITYDGTAAVYGTWNSATVAVEADYFMAVNIAFVNSAPMPDGIRKGAQAVAMRISGDKAAFHNCRFIGFQDTLCDDRGRHLFKDCFIQGTVDFIFGNGKSLYLKSTLNSVANGNGVITAHGRADVQDDSGFSFVYCNITGTGETLLGRAWRGRARVVFSYTYMGNLVDREGWSDYNDSARANTVYYGEYKCSGPGSSSIHRVKYARMLTDIEAKPFISLTFIQGTKWVLPPPNL from the exons ATGGCTATGAGATCGACACCCGCTCTTGTGGTCGTTGCGGCATTTCTTGCTCTCCATTTCGTGCCTTTGCTCGTGTCGGGCCACCCCAACCTCATTCCGGAAAACGAGTCTGATCTCGATGGCTGGATCGTCCAAAACATGAGGGAGTACAACGAGCGGAAGACCGAGCTGAGGACCAGGAGCAACATCCCCGGCACGCACTTCGACACAGGGCTTGCCGCCGCCGAGGACGCAAAGAGAGTCATCCGGGTGAAGCAGGACGGCACCGGAGACTTTAGGACGGTGACGGACGCCGTGAGGAGCATTCCGTCTGCAAACAAGCAGCGCGTGGTGGTGTGGATTGGCAGGGGAGAGTACAAGGAGAAGGTTCTGGTGGACGTGACGAAGCCGTACGTGACGTTTTTTGGGGACAAGAACAACATCCCGTCGATCACCTACGACGGCACGGCTGCCGTGTACGGGACGTGGAACAGTGCCACGGTGGCTGTGGAAGCCGACTATTTCATGGCCGTGAATATAGCGTTCGTG AATTCAGCTCCTATGCCGGACGGCATAAGGAAAGGTGCACAGGCGGTGGCAATGAGAATATCAGGGGATAAGGCAGCCTTCCACAACTGCAGGTTCATCGGATTTCAGGACACCTTATGTGACGATAGGGGAAGGCATTTATTCAAGGATTGCTTCATCCAAGGCACTGTTGATTTCATCTTTGGCAATGGAAAATCCCTCTACTTG AAAAGTACCTTAAACTCAGTTGCAAATGGAAATGGGGTGATCACGGCACATGGTAGAGCAGATGTGCAGGATGATAGCGGATTTTCGTTTGTGTATTGCAACATAACGGGGACAGGTGAGACCTTGCTTGGGCGTGCTTGGAGGGGAAGAGCAAGAGTGGTGTTTTCTTACACATACATGGGGAACCTTGTCGACAGAGAAGGGTGGTCCGACTACAACGACAGTGCGCGTGCCAA CACTGTGTATTATGGAGAATACAAATGTTCTGGACCGGGTTCAAGCTCCATCCATCGAGTCAAGTATGCAAGGATGCTGACTGATATAGAAGCAAAACCCTTCATCAGCCTGACTTTCATCCAAGGAACGAAATGGGTTCTTCCCCCTCCCAACCTCTAG